In one Watersipora subatra chromosome 6, tzWatSuba1.1, whole genome shotgun sequence genomic region, the following are encoded:
- the LOC137398119 gene encoding uncharacterized protein: MAETSMSSMRRAMDMGEKLGLKDAELAKFIEENEQKFAAEIEREERRMEREAKKEAEDRQLQMQMKQMEIDSQKQARELEMQKEIEEKRLELEMKKLEVETIRRDDSKNESTGLEWVSNKPKPKLPVFDEKTDDMDSYLQRFEWIAENYQWDKAEWSFHLSQYLKGKATETYTRMAAENRKDYDQVKEALLKRYNLTEEGYRKRFRESKAEHDETPQQFLVRLSTYIDKWVELSNCKDLKELNLREQFIAACPTDLAVHLKEMKFDSCDELAEAADRYLTAHGHKMSFIRKTTPNETTITGHSYNEKGHNANRCNKKPQKYCAHCKMNNHNLAECRRLKTPTHKAGVAEGETNPEGQNTDEIKLSGKRYVQVACCKGKVGKMENGVNLVGGYVNGKQVEMIRDTGCTTVVVKKSLVKADQYTGEQGYLRMADNTARKLPFAKISINTPFYQGDVTAMVMETPIHDLMLGNISGARSPCDPLPEQDRECSAVTRAQAIENKRGEKPLSVVSNENIEVNREDLIKSQREDDSLKRLYDATEAITKGKQQTRFMVKKNILYREYYHPGYNSGQPIKQVVVPKTLRVAVMRHAHDSLLSGHLGIRKTTDRILTNFFWPGLHDEVTRFCRSCDICQRTVKKGSVQKVPLQRTPLIETPFKRCAVDLIGPINPPSEKGHRYILTLVDYATRYPEAVPLKEISSEAVAEALIDIYSRVGIPEEVISDRGTQFISEYMEEFARLLGMKQMPTTPYHAMANGLVERFNGTLKSMLKKLCHQEPRQWHRYINPALFAYREVPQESTGFSPFELLYGRTVRGPMDILRQLWTQDDVDGETKSSYQHVFDLRAKLEDTMELAQKALEGNKQRYKHYFDKKAKKREFQEGDKVLILLPTNHNKLLMHWQGPYNVEEKVGINSYRVQVKGKSRTYHANLLKKYYVRDSEKEITEVAGIGEVEKEEGTLAELYSGKSVGTVKDLKMGENISDEQRKQIADIVKDYTDIFTDRPGNCNLIKHPITLTSNKPIKSKPYTLPYAVRESLREDIKDMLNTGIIRESNSPYASPVVLVKKPDGSNRLCADYRNLNKITVFDPEPMTTASDLFQKMSGDHYFSKVDLTKGYWQIPVEENDIPKTAFVTPDGQYEFIRMPFGMVNSGATFVRGMKKLLKDLPGADNYIDDIIVHTAKWEDHLDTLRELFTRLAKAQLTIKPTKCYLGGTSIEFLGHKVDRGELKPMEDNVEKITEAPRPLTKTQVRSFLGLTGYYREFVPNYAAIASPLSDLTKKGQPNKVIWTDAQEKAYRKLRATITEKPVLKLPDITKQFTLRTDASDTGLGAVLLQEHDGKLFPVSYASRKLLDRERNYSTIEKECLAIVWAVKKYLPYLYGVEFILQTDHQPLTYINRAKYENSRVMRWALYLQDYRMTVESIKGKDNVGADYMSRIDSES, encoded by the coding sequence ATGGCGGAGACTAGTATGAGCAGTATGCGGAGGGCAATGGATATGGGCGAGAAGCTTGGATTAAAGGATGCTGAGCTAGCTAAATTCATTGAAGAGAACGAACAAAAGTTTGCAGCGGAGATTGAACGCGAGGAGAGACGGATGGAACGAGAAGCCAAAAAAGAGGCTGAGGACAGACAACTACAAATGCAAATGAAGCAAATGGAGATAGACAGCCAGAAACAAGCAAGAGAGTTGGAGATGCAAAAAGAGATAGAAGAAAAGAGGTTAGAGCTCGAGATGAAAAAACTGGAAGTGGAGACTATTAGGAGGGATGACTCCAAAAATGAGAGTACAGGACTAGAGTGGGTTAGCAATAAACCTAAACCGAAACTACCAGTGTTTGATGAGAAAACAGATGACATGGATAGTTACCTGCAGCGATTTGAATGGATAGCTGAAAACTATCAGTGGGATAAAGCTGAATGGTCATTCCATTTGAGCCAATATCTCAAAGGTAAGGCTACAGAGACTTACACTAGAATGGCGGCAGAGAATAGGAAGGACTACGATCAGGTGAAGGAAGCTCTGTTAAAACGCTACAATCTCACGGAAGAAGGCTACAGAAAGCGATTCAGAGAGAGTAAAGCCGAGCACGACGAAACACCACAACAATTTTTAGTTCGACTCAGTACCTACATTGACAAGTGGGTGGAGCTATCGAACTGCAAAGACCTGAAAGAACTCAACTTGCGAGAACAATTCATAGCGGCATGTCCTACGGATCTCGCTGTACATCTAAAGGAGATGAAATTTGACAGCTGTGACGAGTTGGCTGAAGCTGCTGACCGATACCTGACAGCTCATGGTCACAAGATGTCATTCAtaaggaagacaactccaaatgagaCAACCATCACCGGCCACAGTTATAACGAAAAGGGGCATAATGCAAATCGGTGTAATAAGAAGCCTCAAAAGTACTGCGCACACTGCAAGATGAATAACCATAACTTAGCCGAATGTCGAAGACTCAAGACACCTACGCACAAGGCGGGTGTGGCTGAAGGGGAGACAAATCCAGAAGGACAGAATACGGATGAAATTAAGCTAAGTGGGAAGCGTTACGTACAAGTAGCATGTTGTAAAGGTAAAGTTGGTAAAATGGAGAATGGAGTAAACTTGGTTGGAGGTTATGTAAATGGTAAGCAGGTTGAGATGATTAGGGATACTGGATGCACCACAGTAGTGGTCAAGAAATCACTGGTAAAAGCTGATCAGTATACAGGAGAGCAAGGATATCTACGAATGGCAGATAACACTGCTAGAAAACTGCCATTTGCCAAAATCAGCATCAATACACCATTCTATCAGGGAGATGTAACGGCGATGGTTATGGAGACACCCATTCACGATCTAATGCTTGGAAATATTTCAGGCGCTCGATCCCCATGTGATCCACTACCAGAACAGGATCGGGAGTGTTCTGCGGTTACGCGCGCACAAGCTATAGAAAACAAACGAGGAGAAAAACCATTATCAGTTGTCAGCAATGAAAATATCGAAGTAAACAGAGAAGACCTCATCAAGTCACAGAGAGAAGATGATTCTCTAAAGAGGCTGTATGACGCTACAGAAGCAATAACGAAAGGCAAACAACAAACCAGGTTCATGGTGAAGAAGAACATCCTTTATCGTGAATATTATCACCCAGGGTATAACAGCGGACAGCCGATAAAACAAGTAGTTGTACCGAAAACTCTACGTGTCGCTGTGATGAGACACGCCCACGATTCTTTATTGAGTGGACATCTGGGAATCCGTAAAACTACTGATCGAATCCTAACCAACTTTTTCTGGCCGGGTCTACATGATGAAGTTACGAGATTCTGTCGATCCTGCGACATCTGTCAACGCACTGTAAAGAAAGGTTCAGTACAGAAGGTTCCTCTACAGCGAACTCCACTAATTGAGACTCCATTCAAGCGCTGCGCTGTCGACTTGATTGGACCGATTAACCCTCCGAGTGAAAAAGGGCATAGATATATACTAACTCTGGTGGACTACGCTACTCGATATCCCGAGGCTGTTCCACTGAAAGAGATAAGCTCAGAGGCAGTGGCTGAAGCTCTAATCGACATTTACAGTCGAGTTGGAATACCTGAAGAAGTAATCAGTGATCGAGGGACCCAATTCATATCTGAGTACATGGAGGAGTTCGCCAGACTACTCGGCATGAAGCAGATGCCGACAACCCCCTACCATGCTATGGCTAATGGACTGGTGGAGCGATTCAATGGCACACTGAAGTCAATGCTGAAAAAGTTATGCCATCAGGAGCCAAGGCAGTGGCACAGATACATAAACCCGGCACTATTTGCCTACAGAGAGGTCCCACAGGAATCTACTGGATTCTCACCATTCGAGCTGCTGTATGGAAGGACAGTACGAGGGCCGATGGATATTCTACGACAGCTCTGGACACAGGATGATGTCGATGGAGAGACCAAGAGTAGCTACCAACACGTATTTGATCTGCGTGCTAAGCTGGAAGATACGATGGAGTTGGCTCAGAAAGCCCTAGAAGGAAATAAGCAGAGGTACAAGCATTACTTCGACAAGAAGGCAAAGAAAAGGGAATTTCAAGAAGGTGACAAAGTTCTCATCCTGCTTCCTACTAACCACAACAAGTTACTAATGCACTGGCAGGGACCATACAACGTAGAAGAGAAGGTCGGGATAAACTCATACCGAGTTCAGGTCAAAGGTAAAAGCCGAACCTACCACGCTAACCTGCTGAAGAAATACTACGTGAGAGATAGTGAAAAGGAAATAACTGAGGTAGCTGGTATCGGAGAAGTAGAAAAAGAGGAAGGCACACTGGCAGAGTTATATTCAGGAAAGTCAGTCGGAACTGTGAAAGATCTGAAGATGGGAGAAAATATATCTGATGAGCAGAGAAAGCAGATCGCGGACATCGTCAAGGACTACACAGATATATTCACAGACAGACCGGgaaactgcaatctcatcaagCATCCGATTACTCTAACCAGTAACAAGCCCATCAAATCCAAACCCTACACATTACCTTATGCAGTGAGAGAATCACTTAGAGAAGATATAAAAGATATGCTGAACACAGGGATCATCAGAGAATCAAACTCTCCATATGCATCACCAGTCGTACTTGTGAAAAAGCCTGATGGATCCAATCGACTATGTGCTGACTACCGGAACTTGAACAAAATAACAGTGTTCGATCCAGAGCCAATGACAACAGCAAGTGATCTCTTTCAAAAGATGAGCGGTGATCACTACTTCTCGAAGGTAGATCTAACTAAGGGCTACTGGCAAATTCCCGTAGAGGAGAATGACATACCGAAGACTGCATTTGTCACTCCAGATGGACAATACGAGTTCATCAGGATGCCGTTTGGGATGGTCAACTCTGGAGCAACATTTGTACGTGGCATGAAGAAGCTATTAAAGGATTTACcaggagcagacaactacatCGATGACATCATCGTACACACTGCCAAATGGGAGGATCACTTGGACACACTGAGAGAACTCTTCACTCGTTTGGCCAAGGCACAGCTCACAATCAAACCGACGAAATGCTACCTCGGTGGAACATCTATAGAGTTCCTAGGTCACAAGGTCGATCGGGGAGAACTGAAACCGATGGAAGACAATGTGGAGAAAATTACTGAAGCTCCAAGGCCTCTAACCAAGACTCAAGTACGGTCGTTTCTAGGATTGACGGGATACTACCGAGAGTTCGTCCCAAATTACGCGGCGATAGCAAGTCCTCTATCGGACTTGACTAAAAAAGGACAACCTAATAAAGTTATCTGGACAGATGCGCAAGAGAAGGCATACCGGAAATTAAGAGCGACCATAACCGAGAAACCAGTTCTGAAACTACCCGACATAACGAAGCAGTTCACCCTAAGGACTGACGCGTCGGACACTGGACTCGGAGCTGTACTACTACAAGAACATGATGGAAAGCTATTTCCTGTCAGCTATGCTAGCAGAAAACTACTGGACCGGGAAAGGAATTACTCAACAATAGAGAAAGAGTGCCTGGCAATTGTATGGGCTGTAAAGAAATATCTACCATATCTCTACGGCGTGGAGTTCATACTACAAACGGATCACCAACCACTAACCTACATCAATCGAGCAAAGTATGAGAACAGCAGAGTGATGAGATGGGCACTATATCTACAGGATTATCGCATGACGGTGGAATCGATCAAAGGGAAAGACAACGTCGGAGCGGACTACATGAGCAGAATAGACTCAGAATCTTAA